CATTGTGTCCATGTCGAAGAGGACAGGGTTTCTATGATAGAGAGAGTGTTAGAGATTAGTTTTGATATTATGATCCTAaccttaaaggccaacatccacaagaatttttctcctggagcgacctaaacttgaacccgtcgctattcttgcatgtctgtttacttcgtgttgcacgcaaaaattgagcgacttccttgccgcgtggattgacgaagctgttttattctcgtgactgaaaacattgcagtgcgtgcagttttattctgtgggttcgacagattgactaaatgttgtaatttcgctttcacgaatcaggaaccgacaaggaataagatgaaagtgtttttaaattgatttcgacaatttaattttgataataatttttatatttttaattttcagagcttgtttttaatccaaatataacatatttatatgtttttggaatcagaaaatgatggagaataagatgaacgtaaatttgaatcgttttataaattttctttttttttttacaattttcagatttttaatgaccaaagtgtgtgtgtgtgtgtgtgtgtgtgtgtgtgtgtgtgtgtgtgtgtgtgtgtgtgtgtgtgtgtgcgtgtgtgtagagcgattgagaccaaactactggaccgatctttatgaatttttccatgatagttcctgggattgatatccccgaatgtttttttctttttttttgagaaatgtctttgatgacgtcatatccggcttttcgtgaaagttgaggcggcactgtcacgctctcatttttcaaccaaattggttgacattttggtcaagtaatcttcgacgaagcccggacttcggtatatgttatatttagattaaaaacaagctctgaaaattaaatatataaaaattattatcaaaattaaattgtcgaaatcaatttaaaaacactttcatcttattccttgtcggttcctgattccaaaaacatatagatatgatatgtttggattaaaaacacgctcagaaagttaaaacgaagagaggtacagaaaagcgtgctatatccttcccagcgcaactcaGTACTACCCCGcccttcttgtcaatttcactgcctttgccgtgagcggtggactgacgatgttacgagtatacggtcttgctgcgttgcattgcgtttagtttcattctgtgagttcgacagctacttgactaaatatcaatcattcgatcatgtgacgcttttaaatactcattaattattttatcttgaccgcatgccttattgtttttcagcttgtctatacatttgataacttcctcctttgtaaaaggcgcattaagaaattcattacttgcttcatttaaaggttCATTACTATCCTCCATTTCATTTTTatcacactcttgtagtttattgaaatgttcgaaaaactccgaacaagttggatagttagttttggaattattttttttatttttatttttatttagaagattccagtatgGTTTTGGGTCATtacttcttaactttctcaaagttttaacgaactcattatgatacaacttgcattccttttttattgtctttttatattcattaaaagcactctttttttcatgttcattgaacgcatttttaaagcgtcttgctttatttttcgcatgtaaatgcaataccgaagtccgggcttcgtcgaacaatacttgaccaaaatttcaaccaatttggttgaaaaatgagagcgtgacagtgccgcctcaacttttacgaaaagccggatatgacgtcaccaaagacatttatcaaaaaaatgaaaaaaaagtatgggaatatcatacccaggaactctcatgtcaaaatttataaagatcggtccagtagtttagtctgaatcgctctacacacacacacgcacagacacacacacacacacacacacacacacacacacacacacacacacacacacacacacacacacacacacacacacatacaccacgaccctcgtctcgattcccccctctacgttaaaacatttagtcaaaacttgactaaatgtaaaaacgctggcactggacccgagtactcttcagactggctcgctcccccagtatgaaagtttttgtcttgtgcacgtggatttaaaaaaaaaaaatttaatttattttacacaattaaaaaaattattagagtaaaataataaacaatagtaaacaagaattaaaaaacaaaacacaaaaaacatagaccacacatgccgggaatcgaacccggatcactttggccataggcggacgtgctacaacaactttactagagttgtgcgccttgaatcactgtgtccctgtcgctctctctcgtgctctctgtctctctttcagtctcaccgagatcaaacactgcattgtttgtttctttgccgagaccaaatccccacccgctgctgcgctggctggcttgcaaatcgtctcgcatgcgatacgcatgcttttctcgtgatcggcggttctttttggcgaactgcctcgggttcaagtttaggtcgctccaggagaaaaattcttgtggatgttggcctttaactaTAATGAGCtgactatttgcgcctcgatattttatttatgttcttatacgttttatgttgtttattgtgatACACCACACCCGAATTTCTCGTAATTAAGATAATAAAGTAttgtatgtctatgtctatgtctctgtctatgtctaagACAACCGGGGTTTGTGGAGCATAGCCTGGTACAAGGCGGTGCCTGGAAAGTCACTTGGTTTGAACAACATTATAAACAACTTAAAGTAGCATGCTTCTCGGATGAGACCAAAAATCGAGGTGCCttcgtgtatactacattggggtgtgcacgttaaagatcccacgattgacaaaagggtctttcctggcaaaattgtataggcatagataaaaatgtccaccaaaatgtgacttggaataataggccgtgaaaagtaggatatgcgccgatggctgcgatctgctggccgatgtgaatgcgtgatgtattgtgtaaaaaaaattccatctcccACGgcattgaatatgtgcgcgatataaattgcataaacactttttttttaaatccctgcgcttagaactgtaccaacggaatacgcgcgatataagcctcatattgattgattgattgattataagTATTAACATGTTCCCATGTCGAAGAGGACAAGGTTTCTATTACAACAGGGATATGTGAATCATAGCCAGATACAAGATGGTGCCTGGTAAGTCACTTGGTCTGAGCAATATTTATTTGTGATCAGCTGAAGGTAGCATGTTACATTACTTgttaccaaaacaaaaaaatcacactTTCACGCGAACAAATTCCGTCAATTATGCAAATCAAATATTTTGGTTACATTTGGTTGTGAGCTGGTGCAAACACCTACCCGACGATGAACATAACAGTGCATAGTGCTCTGACACATTATTTcgatcctttttacatttagtcaagttttgactaaatgttttaacgtagaggggggaatcgagacgagggttgtggtgtatgtgtgtgtgtgtgtgtgtgtgtgtgtgtgtgtgtgtgtgtgtgtgtgtgtgtgtgtgtgtgtgttgtctgtctgtgtgtgcgtgtagagcgattcagaccaaactactggaccgatctttatgacatttgacatgagagttcctgagaatgatatccccgaacattgttttccttttttggataaatacctttgatgacgtcatatccggctttttgtaaaagttgaggcgggactgtcacaccttcatttttgaatcaaattgattgaaattttggccaagcaatcttcgacgaaggccggacttcggtattgctttttagcttggtggcttaaaaattaattaatgactttggtcattaaaaatctgaaaattgtaaaaaaaaaaaaaaaaaaaccccttttttaaacgatccaaatttacgcttattcttcatcattttctgatttgaaaaacatataaatatgttatattcggattaaaaacaagctctgaaaattaaaaatataaaaattattattaaaataaaattttcgaaatcgatttgaaaacaattttatcttattccttgtgggttcctgattccaaaaacatatagatgtgatatgtttggattaaaaacacgctcagaaagttaaaagaatagagataaagaaaagcgtgctatccttctcagcgcaactactaccccgctcttcttgtcaatttcactgcctgtgcatcgagcggtggactgacgatgctacgagtatacgctcttgctgtaaaaatgcagtgagttcagtttcattctgttagttcgacagcttgactaaatgttgtaatttcgccttacgcgacttgtttgtttgtttgtttgtcgcttaacgcccagccgaccacgaagggccatatcagggcggtgctgctttgacatataacgtgcgccacacataagacagaagtcgcagcacaggcttcatgtctcacccagtcacattattctgacaccggaccaaccagtcctagcactaaccccataacttatgccagacgccaggcggagcagccactagattgccaattttaaagtcttaggtatgacccggccggggttcgaacccacgacctcccgatcacggggcggacgccttaccactaggccaaccgtgccggtttcgaTCCTTTTGTGTTCTAAATCGCATACATATTCTTTTTAGTAAGGGGAGGAAAATCTTCAGAGCTGATATGCACGAGTCGAGTTGGGATGCTTTAGTCCTGGATATAAACACCATCGAGGTACAGTTTATCGAGGACTAAAGTCTCTTACTTCTGGATTGGAGGCAGCCGGGGATCTGACTGGTTGCATGAAATAACCACAAATGTCAgtgtcaaccaatcagaccccgcggctggctcccacccacttgggtggcacccactttcgcttcgtgctcCTCCGCCCTGCATACCGGCCCTGCttcctttttttctgaaaaaaaagCTCCGGAGAAACAGCACCATTAATTTTATTCACGCCGATAACCAGAGCGGACAGCATTCCATTACAGAAAACTGTGCCTGTTTCAGGCCCAGACCCAATCAAAACCTTCCTCTCGGACATTGAGCGTTGGGAATTCCCTCCTGGCACTCAGTGCAACAGCCGGATGGCCTTCGACTTTGGTCTAGACATGCTTGATCTCCCTGACCCGCAGTACGTCAACTCTTCTCTCCGCCATCTGTCACAGGTCTTCCATCAGGTGCTCCTCACGGAACAGTTCGACGAGTCCATGGTGCTGCTCAAGAGGCATCTTCACTGGGAGCTCAAGGACGTTCTCTACGTCAAGGTCAACGTGGGACCCACGACACGCAGGCTGAATGTAAGCGACCATGATAGAAAAGAGTTCGAAAAACATCGCCAGGGGGAGTATACTCTGTACAGGCATTTCCGCCGTGATTTTGAACAGAGGATTGCCAGCGAAGGAGCGACGTTTCGTCAGGAAGTGGACGTTTTCAAAAAGATGCGAGACGCCGTTGAGGCGTTTTGCACGATCGCAAACAAGTCCAAGGCACGAGAACTGACTGTGGCAAGTACAGCGTTTAGTGAGGGGTTTCGTGTGGCGTACGAAGACTGTAAGCTTCTGCAGCGAATGTCTTCGACGATAAAAGACCCGTGGTTTGAAAAGCTCATGATTGAAAGAATTAACAACCTGAGCAAAGCTCTTCAGCATTGGACATGAACGTGATACACATGTGCTTTTGGTAAAAGGCTGACGGTTTGGCAGAATCATCTAACTGTACAGATGGGAAAAGTTAAATTATGTCTATCACTGATTGCAATAGTGTCACGGAGAAACCAAGGAAATATGTCATGAGTATTCAAACGGCTTGTGTTGCGAgaaaatatttacaaaaaaaaagaaaacaaccctagaTGTGTAAACCTCGGGGAAAGCGTCAATTCCCGTTCGTAAATAAAGACTGTCGATTATGATTTCGGGATGTGTGGCAGGCTATTTTCAAGTCGTACTTTTGAATGTTTTGGATAAAAACGTGATCGGTTACACATTGCTGTGCTTACTACCATGTGCATCAACACAGCCGTGACCAAAAGACAGATTGCTCGATGAAGAGTCTTTCATGACTATTTCAGTCCCGCgatcttaaaggcatatgtacgcgctcccgtgtttacaaagtgtagtttgcccataatcgatgtcaaacgcaccataagaccatataatgacgatatgtcaccatgcgcggaccataatacatgcattacagcttgttctagcctctgaaaaagtgaggatgtcaacaaagccgcggtgttagctcccttgcatcaacgttacatgtgttgccaaatctataaataggacgatccagatcaaaatgaaaattaacatatctcaacattgaaggggtcctagaccacaatattttgcagggaacttaatttagcatgtctccagctgttggtaaagcaattagcgtgtatagtcatcgagtacatatgcctttaaggcaatgtgcggcaCCAGAATGACCAAAATGAAACATGGAAAATACATGgagtaacttagttttctgggtagttattggagtgacttatataaagaaatgaaaaaattgCAAAAACTAAAGGACATGGATTGCCGTCGCTATGGAAACTGGCATACACAGCGCCAttttggatttctaggaaacggttttacagcaacatcatacatcagacagGCTTAATATTttgcacaaagatacacaagacttttatctacaatcatgtagaacgatattttgacaaaaaactacagttgaatttaaattaatttttgaaataaagatgaatgaataagcagttagaaattcattaatccttattacaaaaattaatgtaaattcaactgtagtctttaatcacaatatcgttctatatgattgcagATACAAGTCATGTGTATTCTTGTGCCACATATTATGCATCTCTGATGTacgatgttgctgtaaaaccgtttcctagaaatccaatatgacGGCTGTTTCCACAGCAACGGCAGTCTGTGTCCATTAGTATTTAAATTGTTTCCATTTACTTGTATAAGTCTCTTCAaaaactacccagaaaactaggttattctatgtattctccaagtttaattttactgCTAGCATGCTGCTCATTGCCTTAATATCATTCAAAGCATATAATGTTATCTTCAAATTCGCCTAAAACTCATTTCCAAAGCAAATCTAGAGTTAGCTGTCAGTCGTCACGTGGTAAACGTAGAGAATGCACTTCTTGCAGACTTTGTTCGCAAAGAACGCActactaaatataaaaaaattgaaAGCCTGAGACACgctttttggattttttttaatcaattttcCTATTATAAGCGATCCAAATGTACCGCTCTAAAGTTATATCTTCcgattgacgggcgcagtgaccgagtggataagacatcggccttctATAGgaagggtcgcgggttcgaatcccggccgcgcctggtgggttaagggtggaggtttttccgatctctcatgtcaacaacttatgtgcaaaccagactgagctacatccccgcccgctcAACTCAGTGGCATTCAACATTCAAAAGTAATCGGGTTTCTGATGTGAGATTCAGAACATAGTGGCATTTGTATCCCTTGGTGAGACCCAAGCTCACCTCAGTGCTACTCAATTTACAACAATCACCAGGTTTCACATTCGCTGACAAAAGATTTAGGGTGCTTTGAAGTTTCTACTTCTGTGTGAGACTCAAGCTCAAATACAATGACATTTAAGACACACGAGTTTTCACGTCTCTAAAGAATTGTAATATTTAGAAGgaatatttacacacacacacacacacaaaaaacaaacaaaaaaaacaccttaTGTGCAAACCTGCTCGTGCTTTATCCCTCTTCGtgtgaacacgcaagcacaagaccaagtgcgcacagaaaacatcctgtaatccatgtcagagttcggtggattatagaaacatgaaaatacccagcctGCTTCCCCAGAAAGCGGCcgatggctgcctgaatggcggggtaaaaacggtcttacacgtaaaaacccacttgtgcaaaaatatgagtgaacgtgggagtttcagcccatgaacgaagaagaagaagaagaagaagaagaagaagaagaagaagaagaagaagaagaagaagaagaagaagatatcttCCGATATGCAATACTTATGGAACCACCCTGTAGTTTGGACAGTTTATTGAGGTAAGCTCTTCTTTGATTAATTGAATATCCCATTAAAGACCATTGTATACGAAAATAATTCATAATTCTGATCGAACGCAAAAGTGAAAATATTCGCGACATTCCACAGCTCCAGAAATTCGCTGTTAACATCTAATTCATGAACCAAATGCGAGCTTTGCATGAGACAGAGTA
This DNA window, taken from Littorina saxatilis isolate snail1 unplaced genomic scaffold, US_GU_Lsax_2.0 scaffold_1425, whole genome shotgun sequence, encodes the following:
- the LOC138955589 gene encoding galactose-3-O-sulfotransferase 2-like; amino-acid sequence: MLNRYALTHNLTVAVRNNLQEHEAERTTQWTPLYRPLPPGLTHYDMLTDHVRLNEECVRHFLPRDTQFVSIVREPLQAFISAFYYYRDVWSVARYLAVPGKSINQSINMKLIYTLFPSHKRTMSSGFYDYRGPDPIKTFLSDIERWEFPPGTQCNSRMAFDFGLDMLDLPDPQYVNSSLRHLSQVFHQVLLTEQFDESMVLLKRHLHWELKDVLYVKVNVGPTTRRLNVSDHDRKEFEKHRQGEYTLYRHFRRDFEQRIASEGATFRQEVDVFKKMRDAVEAFCTIANKSKARELTVASTAFSEGFRVAYEDCKLLQRMSSTIKDPWFEKLMIERINNLSKALQHWT